The following are from one region of the Silene latifolia isolate original U9 population chromosome 9, ASM4854445v1, whole genome shotgun sequence genome:
- the LOC141599128 gene encoding cytochrome b-c1 complex subunit Rieske-4, mitochondrial-like, whose protein sequence is MLRLAARRLSSLSSPSRLPTAASAAASNAVSNSPFAVGRDDQPISTPHFYLPYRGFATEHLIPKAEHGMISDVPATVAAIKNPSSKITYDEYNHERYPPGDPSKRAFAYFVLTGGRFVYASLVRLLVLKFVLSMSASKDVLAMASIEVDLSSIEPGSTVTVKWRGKPVFIRRRTEDDIKLANSVDVNSLRDPQPDADRVVDPEWLIVIGVCTHLGCIPLPNAGDFHGWFCPCHGSHYDISGRIRKGPAPLNLEVPTYKFIEDNKLLIG, encoded by the exons ATGCTTCGATTAGCGGCACGGcgtctctcttctctctcttcccCTTCCCGCCTCCCCACCGCTGCCTCCGCCGCCGCGTCCAACGCCGTCTCCAACTCTCCGTTCGCCGTTGGCCGTGATGATCAGCCAATATCCACCCCCCATTTCTACCTTCCTTACCGAG GCTTTGCTACCGAGCATCTTATCCCGAAAGCTGAACATGGCATGATTTCTGATGTCCCGGCTACTGTGGCTGCCATCAAGAACCCCTCTTCAAAAATAACTTATGATGAATACAATCATGAGCGATACCCTCCTGGTGATCCTAGCAAGAGAGCTTTTGCCTACTTTGTTCTCACAGGTGGGAGATTTGTATATGCTTCCCTTGTTCGGTTGCTCGTTCTTAAGTTTGTGCTGAGCATGTCAGCCAGTAAGGATGTCCTTGCAATGGCCTCAATTGAGGTTGACCTGTCAAGCATCGAGCCCGGCAGCACCGTGACTGTTAAGTGGCGTGGGAAGCCTGTGTTTATCAGGCGTCGTACTGAAGACGACATTAAGCTTGCAAACAGTGTTGACGTTAACTCCCTCCGGGACCCACAGCCAGATGCTGACAGGGTCGTGGACCCCGAATGGCTCATAGTGATCGGTGTCTGCACTCACTTGGGTTGCATTCCATTGCCAAATGCCGGTGACTTCCATGGATGGTTTTGCCCTTGCCATGGTTCTCACTATGATATCTCAGGTAGAATTCGCAAGGGTCCCGCTCCTCTCAACCTTGAGGTACCAACATACAAATTCATTGAAGACAACAAGTTGTTGATTGGTTAA